The following are from one region of the Myotis daubentonii chromosome 2, mMyoDau2.1, whole genome shotgun sequence genome:
- the LOC132227911 gene encoding lysozyme C-like: MKALLTLGLLLLSVAVQAKVYERCDLARTLKRLGMDGHSGVKLADWVCLAKWESSYNTRATNSNRGDKSTDYGIFQINSRYWCNDGRTPGAVNGCGINCNVLLQDDITQAATCAKRVVKDPQGIRAWVAWRNHCQNKDLTQYTKGCGV; encoded by the exons ATGAAGGCTCTCCTGACTCTGgggcttctcctcctctctgtcgCCGTCCAGGCCAAGGTCTATGAGAGGTGTGACCTGGCCAGAACCTTGAAAAGACTTGGAATGGATGGCCACAGCGGAGTGAAGCTGGCAGACT GGGTGTGTTTGGCCAAATGGGAAAGTAGTTACAACACACGAGCTACAAACAGCAATAGGGGAGACAAAAGCACAGATTATGGGATATTCCAGATCAATAGCCGCTACTGGTGTAATGATGGCAGAACCCCAGGAGCAGTTAACGGCTGTGGTATAAACTGCAACG TTTTGCTTCAAGATGACATCACTCAAGCTGCAACCTGTGCCAAGAGGGTTGTCAAGGATCCACAAGGCATCAGGGCATG GGTGGCCTGGAGAAATCACTGTCAAAACAAAGATCTCACTCAGTATACCAAGGGCTGTGGAGTGTAA